A genomic region of Coriobacteriaceae bacterium contains the following coding sequences:
- the dnaG gene encoding DNA primase: MARISDDDIRRVREATDLVSLVNERVVLNQKGRLFWGCCPFHDEKTPSFKIDPDLQNWHCFGCGKSGDVFGYLMESEHLEFPEAVRALADRANIEITEVGGSGIPRSLKDRMMQACAEAENFYHMELMRSRDAGPTQARAYLHERGFGSECAREWKLGYAPGHGKLVAHLQSRGFTRDELVGANLAFVNKGGYLIDRFFERVMFPVHDLQGRSIAFGGRIMGQGEPKYLNTSETPIFHKSSNMFGIDVAKNAIVNSGEAIVVEGYTDVIAMHRAGIKNVVATLGTALTAQHVKLISRFASRIVYLFDGDAAGQKAADRASEFIDWQSAVESRRDPIDLRVVVLPDGNDPAEFLGAHDADAMRAIIAAAEPLLAFSINRCIERYDLHRPENKARAMTEALQILYPIRDSVSATDYVNIIADRLNVEYTAVFKALKETKAPMAARHQNDQAVSEPQPNAVNPVAEQIIEADQQSARMEYGLIALVVTDAHLLDHIGKDLMRIRWMDQAAESMADALIALDHDASAAQALASVQRACPDASTLLAQAMIETEDSTEKLFQARLMVRTLRERDLERSIRDAKARMRSESGLSPEELDKLFERTVSMQKELVRLRNNAPDDMKD; the protein is encoded by the coding sequence ATGGCGCGCATCTCCGATGACGATATCCGCCGCGTGCGCGAGGCGACCGATTTGGTCTCCCTCGTGAACGAGCGCGTCGTGCTCAATCAGAAGGGCCGCCTGTTCTGGGGATGCTGCCCGTTCCATGACGAGAAGACGCCCTCGTTCAAGATAGATCCCGACTTGCAGAACTGGCACTGTTTCGGGTGCGGCAAGAGCGGCGATGTCTTCGGTTATCTCATGGAAAGCGAACATCTCGAGTTTCCCGAGGCCGTGCGCGCGCTGGCCGACCGCGCCAACATCGAGATCACCGAGGTGGGCGGGAGCGGCATTCCCCGCAGCCTCAAGGACCGCATGATGCAGGCCTGCGCCGAGGCCGAGAACTTCTATCACATGGAGCTCATGCGCTCGCGCGATGCTGGTCCCACGCAGGCCCGCGCCTACTTGCACGAGCGTGGCTTCGGCTCGGAGTGCGCACGGGAGTGGAAACTCGGTTACGCCCCCGGCCACGGCAAGCTCGTCGCTCATCTCCAGTCACGGGGATTTACCCGTGACGAGCTCGTCGGTGCGAACCTCGCCTTCGTGAACAAAGGCGGATATCTCATCGACCGCTTCTTCGAGCGCGTGATGTTTCCCGTGCACGATTTGCAGGGGCGCAGCATAGCGTTTGGCGGCCGTATCATGGGGCAAGGCGAGCCCAAGTACCTCAACACTTCGGAGACGCCCATCTTCCACAAGTCATCGAACATGTTCGGTATCGACGTTGCGAAGAATGCCATCGTCAACAGCGGCGAGGCCATCGTCGTGGAGGGCTATACCGATGTCATCGCCATGCACCGGGCCGGCATCAAAAACGTCGTCGCCACGCTCGGCACGGCGCTCACGGCCCAGCATGTCAAGCTCATCAGCCGCTTTGCCTCGCGCATCGTCTATCTCTTCGACGGTGATGCCGCGGGTCAGAAGGCGGCGGATCGCGCGAGCGAATTCATCGACTGGCAATCGGCGGTCGAGAGTCGTCGCGATCCGATCGACCTGCGCGTCGTGGTGCTTCCCGATGGCAATGACCCGGCGGAGTTCCTCGGTGCGCATGATGCGGATGCGATGCGTGCCATCATCGCCGCCGCCGAGCCGCTGCTCGCCTTTTCGATCAATCGCTGCATCGAGCGCTACGACTTGCATCGTCCGGAAAACAAGGCGCGCGCCATGACGGAGGCACTGCAGATTTTGTATCCCATCAGGGATTCCGTTTCGGCAACGGATTATGTCAATATCATCGCCGACCGTTTGAATGTGGAGTACACTGCCGTATTCAAGGCTCTCAAGGAGACCAAGGCCCCTATGGCTGCCCGCCATCAAAACGATCAGGCCGTCTCAGAGCCCCAACCGAATGCGGTTAACCCGGTAGCCGAGCAGATCATCGAGGCGGACCAACAATCCGCTCGCATGGAGTACGGGCTCATCGCGCTCGTTGTGACAGACGCTCATCTTCTCGATCACATTGGGAAGGACCTGATGCGCATCAGGTGGATGGATCAGGCCGCAGAGAGCATGGCTGATGCTCTCATCGCGCTTGACCATGATGCATCCGCTGCACAGGCGCTCGCGTCAGTCCAGAGGGCGTGCCCCGATGCCTCGACCCTGCTTGCCCAGGCGATGATCGAAACGGAGGACAGCACAGAGAAGCTGTTTCAAGCGCGCCTCATGGTTCGCACACTACGCGAGCGCGACCTTGAGCGAAGCATTCGAGATGCGAAGGCACGCATGCGTTCGGAAAGTGGGCTTTCACCCGAGGAACTCGACAAGCTCTTCGAGCGGACCGTGTCGATGCAAAAGGAACTCGTCAGACTGCGAAACAACGCGCCTGACGATATGAAGGACTAG